The Geothrix sp. genome has a window encoding:
- a CDS encoding 4-oxalocrotonate tautomerase family protein, producing the protein MPYVNIRITREGATSEQKARLIQGATQLLVEVLGKNPQTTVVVIDEVETDNWGIGGESVTVRRKRGQ; encoded by the coding sequence ATGCCCTATGTGAACATCCGCATCACCCGCGAAGGCGCCACTTCCGAGCAGAAGGCCCGGCTCATCCAGGGTGCCACCCAGCTCCTGGTGGAGGTGCTCGGCAAGAACCCCCAGACCACGGTGGTGGTCATCGACGAGGTGGAGACCGACAACTGGGGCATCGGCGGAGAGTCCGTCACCGTGCGGCGAAAGCGAGGGCAGTAG